ATCCCGGTACCCTGTCCGTGATCCCTGTCCCGGTGCTCTGTTCCAGGGTCCCGTTCCAGTCCTCAGTCCCAGTGTCCTGTCTCAGTACCCCCATACCAGTTCCCTGAGTCAAACCCGTCCTGGTACTTCATCTTGATAGTCCAGCCCGTGCACCGTGTGCCCTGTCACAGTGTCCTGCCCTGGTGCATCATTACAGTGCCCCATCCCAGTGTGTGTCTTGTCCCAGTGCCATGTACCAGTGCCCTATCCCAGTGCAATACAAGTCCGTGTCCCCTCGCAGCTCGTAGAtgcacagctgcagagctcatGTGTTTATTGTACAAGATgaagctgggcaggagctgtgggtgccATGTCCCACCCTGGTGCATGCAGGAGCCCCTGCCCTGGAACTCAAGCACCACACAGCCACCCTGCAGTACCCGCTGCCCAGACAGGGCTCCGCTGTGCCCCCAGGCACTGCCATGGGATGGGTCCAGGGCCCCTGGTGCTCCCTGTCACCGGTGCCTCTTGCGGATGGCAATGAGATCCTGGTGGATGGTGCTGAAGCTGGGCCGCTTGTGGGGGTCGTACTCCCAGCAGCGCTGCATCAGCTGGTACACCTCCTCAGGGCACTGCTCGGGAGGGTCCAGCCGCACACCTGGGGcaacagggatggggacatggaTCACCAGCCTCTTACCCCCCACAACCCCACCTGGGCCATCCCACGGGCACAGCTCCACAGTGCTGGACCCACAGCTCATGGTGGCTCTCGGGAGCCAGCCCCAGCCATGTCCCCCACCATGCTCCACTGCCTCCCGCGTCTGCTGGTTGCTGAGGTTGGCATAGGGGACGGCACCGAGGCTGAAGGCTTCCCACAGAAGGATCCCAAAGCTCCAGACATCACTCTCTGAGCTGTATCggcctggggacatggggcaggATGAATCGTGTTGGCAGGAGACACACATGTCACcactgcccagctgtgcccatgcTTCTGAGGTGCTCAAGgtctctgcctccctccccagGACTAGGTGTGTGGGAGTGGGATAGTGCCAGTCTCCTGGCTCAAGATAAGCTGTGGGGTGCCAGGCTATGCCCAGCTCCATTCTGTACCATAATTGAGTGCCTCAGGGGCTGTCCACTTGACAGGGATTTGCTTCATCCCCCCTGTGGAAGCATAGAtgccatcctcctcctcccgtGACATCCCAAAATCACTGATCTTCAGGGTGTTCCTCTCCGTCACCAGGCAGTTGCGAGCAGCCAGGTCCCTGAGACAGCCCCAGGCAATCAGCCGTGAGCCCAGCTGTCCCTGGGGCTCCACCTGGCAGGGGATGGGTGGTGAGGATTCCAGGGCTCCCCCCCTGTTCTCCAAGGGCCCACCTGTGGATGCAGTGCTTGCTCTCCAGGTACTCCatgccagcagcagcattcTCCGTCATCTTGACCAGCTCCTTCACCCGGAGGTGGGGACCCTCACTGCGCAGGAAGGTCAGGAAGTCCCCCCCTGTGCCCAGATTGCAGAGGGGTGGGTGCCCAGGCACACCTGACAGGCTCATCCACCCCATGGGGACCGCGGGTATGGGGCCACTCACCCTGCACCAGCTCCATAACAATGTAAATGGGTTGTTTCTGTGTGCAGACACCGATGAGCCGCACGATGTTGGGGTGTCTATACTGCTTGAGAATCCTGTGGGGACAAGGATGGGCACAGTGAGTGTAGGGGGGCCCGGCTGCCCTGGGCACAAGCCACCCGTTGCCATCCCCAGGGCACTCTGCCGAGTCAgcccagggacacagccctCATCATAAGGGTGCTGCAGTCCCAGCAGGGTCAAACAGCTCCAAGAATGGACAGAAGTGACAGGAGAAACCCGATGGCCACACGGACCTGGCTTCTTGCAGGAACTTGGCCTTGAGATCAGGTGGAAGGGTTTCCCGGCAGGATTTCACAGCAACGGGGGTGTTGTCAGCACGCAGGCGTCCACTGAACACCTCCCCAAAGTTACCCTTCCAAGACACAGGTGTACCAGGCTCGGTTCACCATGCACAGTACACAAGGCAACCCGTGTCCTCCTGCAGACCCTGTGAGGACAGTCCTGCCCTCGTGTAGACCCCACAGCACCCCATCTCACCCGACCAATGCGTTCCCCCAGCAGTACGTCCTCGTGGTTGAGCACCCATTTATCCTGCAGCAAACAGACACCAGTGAGCTGACCCTGGTCCACAcaccctgcagccccttctCAGGCAGGGCCCCAGGTCCAAGTCCCCCTGTCTAGCTGGAGAAGCATGTCTGTGGCTCTCAGCCCAGCCACCAACAGGAGAAAGGGCCAGGCAGAGGCTCCTGCAAAGAGGGCCCCatcctgctccccactgcctgTATCACcttgggcacagccctggccaAGACAATGCCACTCTTGCGGGTGAtgggctgctggctctgcaggaggtGCTGGATAAGCAGAGGAATGGTGGGGAAGCTGTCACCCTCCAGCCGGAACATGTCCTGCAGAGAGGGAGGCCGAGAGGTTGTGATGGGCAGGAACCTGTGCCTGCCTATGCAAGGCCACCCCAGCCATCCCCCCTGCTTGTAGTCACTCACATTGACAGTCTGGATGATGAAGTGCCGGGGCTGCCCATCCCACAGCACACTGAGCACGTACTCCTGCTTGCCCTGGCTCTCCCGCACCAGGAAGTCCCCGCTGCAGGTCAGCAGCTCCTGTACCTCTGAACGTGGGATGGCCCCATGGTACCAGACCTGCTGGCACAGCGGCTTCTGCACGTCGGGGATTAGGGGCATGGGGGGTGGCAGCTGGAAGGAGAAAAGGTGAGACGCACACTcctgagctgtgccagaggtggggcagcagcagtgcctggaagctgtgcccagagcaggTGGGAGCAGAATCTGGTGCTGAAGCAAGGGGGATTGTGTGGTCAGAAAGGAGAGGACAGGCTCAGCAAGGCAGCTGGGTGGAGAGCAGGGTGGCTGGAGGTGCCCAGGGACTCACGGAGTACTTTGGGCTGAAGATGCCTGTGATGTGATTCTTGAGGGTCTCCAGTGCACTGGCCCcgctcctctcctgctcctggatGGAGGCATGGGCTGTGCATCAGCTGTGCACCCCATCCCTGAAGCTGCCAGAGCACAGGAGGCAAGGCTGACTCACCGTGGAGGAGATGGACTGCCGATCCTCTGGcagaggcagggcaggcaggggatCCCTGGTGCCCAGTTCTGCCAGCTTCCTGGCCAGCAGGTCCCGCTGCACCTGCAGCTTGGCCTGGGCACAGAGGCAGCCCTCGAGCTGCTGCCGCACCACATGCAGCCCCTGCCGCCTGCCCAACAAGTGCaccctggggaggggacagggcggtcagcacccgctgccctcgccccccctcccccctctgCTGCACCTCACCGCTCCGCAGGACTCCGGCCCTGCTCCTCATCATGGATCTCTGCCTTCAGCTCCTGCGTCTGCTGTTCCTTGATACTCACAGCTTCTGTGGCAGCCACCAACTCCTCCTCAATTGATGTCAGGCTGCAAGAGACATGTGCCAGCAGGGGCCTTAGCCCCTGCCCCTCACCTGCCTCTGCTGACGGGTAGTCCCACTCACCAATGCTGGACACTTTCAAGGGTCAGCTCattcagctgcagctctcctggtaCCAGGTTTTCTGTGTCCTCCAGCAGGCTCTCATCAAAGGACACAGTTGGTGGCATCTCAGATTCGTACCTGTGgacacccagcacagctctgcctccacGTGCCCCAGGCCGGCAACTGCCAcccaacagcagcagggccGTAGccagcagagaggctgtggctgtgtgGAGCCATACTGGTAGCTCTGGATGAAGCTGCTGTACTCAGTGGAAGGGTCGATGGCCTGGATGGCACTGGCAATCTCCTGGTGCACGGCCAGCATATCCTCCTGTACCAGGCTGCTGATGCTGCAGTACTCCCTGAGGATCTCCTTTCTGCGGGAGCACTGCTGGTTCTGAGGGGTCATGGGAGTGCCCAGGGGTTGGAAGCggggtgcagggctggcagtggagCACAGGGGTGGGCAGTGGGGCATgggatgggcagcagggcaggcagggctctTACAGGACGAGGACCATCTCCTGCTGCAGACTGTAAAGGGACTGATGCAGGCTGGGGAGCACCCGCTGGTagtggtgctggtggtgcaatgcagctgcctgcacagccagcacatACTGGTTGTGCAGGGCATAGAGCTTCCAGAGGCTGCGCACATACTTCTCCTTTGCCTTGTCCCGCTCCTTGTCTGTGGAGAGAAGATGTGGAAAACCCCAAGCACAtcacctgtcccagcactggggcagggCTCAGACAGTGAAGGCTGGGAGAGACTCCCAGTGCAGGCAGAGGGACCAAGCCTGGGGTGGTTACACTGTGACACAGGGATGCTCCTTACCCACAGTGTGTTGTCCCAAGGCCCCCCGACTTCTCCCTGTCTTCTTGGTGGCCTGGCTAGGCTCCCCTCTATGCCGCCCAACCCCAGAACCCCCACCCACCCCAAGCTGGGCTGTAGTTTCCACAGAGTGCAGGGTGCTCCAGCCATCCTTAACCCATGAGGGAAGCTGGAAGGtcaggcaggggacaggggcCAGGCTGGTACCTTTGCTGGCCTCCTGGTACTTGCGTTTGGCCTGGGCGCTGTCACGTGCCAGGCTGCGGTACTGTGCCTTCAGcttctccatctcctgctgCGTTGTCTGGAGAGGGGCATGGTCAGGGAGTGGGTCCAGCACATTCTCTTGTTCCCCTGCTGGTTCCAACATACCCGGCTATACtcctggctgagctgcagccactgTTCACTGAAGGCCTTGCGCAGCTGCTGCTTGTCGTGGATGAGCAGGCTCAGCTTGGCCAGCGGCCCCGCCGCCAGCTCCTCTGCATGCCGCCGCAGGATCTGGCTCAGCGTCTCTGTCCGGCTCACCAGCACCCACCAGGACTGCAAGAAAGGGAGTCAGGGATGACGCAGAGATGGCATCCTGCAGCACcacactgggctctgcagggtgCAGTCCTACTCTGGGGCAGCCCTACCTTCTCAACCTGACCACCTCGGTCACCATGGAGCTGCCAAGCgctctcctgcttttccagctgggagAACATGTGGTGCAGCATCCCTGCATACTCCCGGTCACTCTTGGCCCGCTGTGACATCCACTTCTTCatcagctccaggagctgcagctccccatCCTGCAGCCGCAGCAGTGCATTGTGCCCCTGTGGGCACCACAGCTCTGGCCCAAAGCCCATGGCActgctgcccagccagggaaagtctgtggggcagcaggacaGTCTcagccacagtgctgctgccctgcactgcctgcacctgtagccagggcccTTTGCATTTCACACCCTCCTGCCCCATAATCCGGTCTGTGCAGCAGAAACAACCCCCCCCACTCACTGCAAACAGCCTTGCAAAGCACATTCAAAGAGAGGGGTGAGTACTTCAAGCCCTGTGGGAGCTGGGGCCTGTAGGGATGgtgctgggaaggaggaatTGTGGAGCTGTACACAGCTgtacacagcagtgtcacctctGCCATGCACAGGGCTGCTCCACAAGGGCAATGCAGCCGTGCCCCCACCCCTGGCAGGCACCAGCCCCTCCTCTCTGGCAGCTCCAGTCCTGTCCTGCCCATTGGCACTGTCACCACTGTGCCCAGTGTGAGAGCTCCCAGGGGCCAGGGCACTGGTGGGAAGccagcaaaagcagaagagcATGTTGAGCCCCAGAGAAAGGAGCTGAACCTGGACACATCCCAGCACACGGGACTCCAGTAAGGCCATTGGGAGCCAAACTGATGCCAGTGGCAGTCCCCAGATGTCCTGCCCTGAAGCAAGAATGCAGCAGGAGCGTGCTGGGGCACCTCCCTGTACAGGGCAGGATGTCCCCTAGCACAGCCCTTGATCTCACCAACACCCAACCCCCAGCCCTATGAAGGAGCCCCTTGTCTCTGCTAGTATCCCACCAGGACAGAATCCTTCCAACCTACGTTTGTTGCTTAGTCTTCGTTGTGAGGCTGGCgtcctgctggggctggaacTGGTGCGGTCTGGACCTGGTGCAGCTCTGGTTCCTGGGGAGGAACAGGAAACCCAGTGCTGACCATAGAGCCATTGCGAGATTTCCTGtgcttcctcccctccctgccagtCACCATTCCAGCAGCCGCCCCAGCACAcagttctgctgcagctgggcagtTCCCAGCCCCAACACCCCTCCCAGAGGCCTCACACCAGGGCTTAACACCACCAGGTCCAGCCCTTTGTACCTGAGGCTCCACTACTCCTGTGGAACCTTTACTCAGTACCAGTCTCATCCACCAAAGCCCCTTCAGCcatgcctgctcctgcctgacTCCTAGTCCTGctccatgtccctgtgtctctAAGAGATTGCAGGACCTGGGGGACCCCGAGGACTCTGTGCGGCCCCACTGAAGGGTGGCCACCCTGTCACCATCCCCAAGACTGGCCCTTGTGACCGTGAaaggcagcaggacacagcagccaCTGATGGACACCCACAGTGCCATGCCCCAGCCCTTGCTGCCACCCTGCATTCACACAGCCAGGATCACACTCCCTGTGGCAGCCCTGGACACCCCCCCTTCAAAGGGCTTCACGGGTGGCACTGCTCAGCCCTGGTAGCTGCATCGCACAGGGGCAGCTGCCACCACCACTGCTACTGCCCAGTGGGCACAGGCCAGGTCAGCTCCACTCAGCTCAGCCTGGACACCACCGGGTGTTTTGGCCTGAGCCCTCTACCTGTGACTGGCAGGGAGGCTCCGGGGCCAGAGAAGT
This window of the Cinclus cinclus chromosome 13, bCinCin1.1, whole genome shotgun sequence genome carries:
- the FES gene encoding tyrosine-protein kinase Fes/Fps isoform X2; protein product: MGFGPELWCPQGHNALLRLQDGELQLLELMKKWMSQRAKSDREYAGMLHHMFSQLEKQESAWQLHGDRGGQVEKSWWVLVSRTETLSQILRRHAEELAAGPLAKLSLLIHDKQQLRKAFSEQWLQLSQEYSRTTQQEMEKLKAQYRSLARDSAQAKRKYQEASKDKERDKAKEKYVRSLWKLYALHNQYVLAVQAAALHHQHHYQRVLPSLHQSLYSLQQEMVLVLKEILREYCSISSLVQEDMLAVHQEIASAIQAIDPSTEYSSFIQSYQYESEMPPTVSFDESLLEDTENLVPGELQLNELTLESVQHCLTSIEEELVAATEAVSIKEQQTQELKAEIHDEEQGRSPAERVHLLGRRQGLHVVRQQLEGCLCAQAKLQVQRDLLARKLAELGTRDPLPALPLPEDRQSISSTEQERSGASALETLKNHITGIFSPKYSLPPPMPLIPDVQKPLCQQVWYHGAIPRSEVQELLTCSGDFLVRESQGKQEYVLSVLWDGQPRHFIIQTVNDMFRLEGDSFPTIPLLIQHLLQSQQPITRKSGIVLARAVPKDKWVLNHEDVLLGERIGRGNFGEVFSGRLRADNTPVAVKSCRETLPPDLKAKFLQEARILKQYRHPNIVRLIGVCTQKQPIYIVMELVQGGDFLTFLRSEGPHLRVKELVKMTENAAAGMEYLESKHCIHRDLAARNCLVTERNTLKISDFGMSREEEDGIYASTGGMKQIPVKWTAPEALNYGRYSSESDVWSFGILLWEAFSLGAVPYANLSNQQTREAVEHGVRLDPPEQCPEEVYQLMQRCWEYDPHKRPSFSTIHQDLIAIRKRHR
- the FES gene encoding tyrosine-protein kinase Fes/Fps isoform X5 → MLEPAGEQENVLDPLPDHAPLQTTQQEMEKLKAQYRSLARDSAQAKRKYQEASKDKERDKAKEKYVRSLWKLYALHNQYVLAVQAAALHHQHHYQRVLPSLHQSLYSLQQEMVLVLKEILREYCSISSLVQEDMLAVHQEIASAIQAIDPSTEYSSFIQSYQYESEMPPTVSFDESLLEDTENLVPGELQLNELTLESVQHCLTSIEEELVAATEAVSIKEQQTQELKAEIHDEEQGRSPAERVHLLGRRQGLHVVRQQLEGCLCAQAKLQVQRDLLARKLAELGTRDPLPALPLPEDRQSISSTEQERSGASALETLKNHITGIFSPKYSLPPPMPLIPDVQKPLCQQVWYHGAIPRSEVQELLTCSGDFLVRESQGKQEYVLSVLWDGQPRHFIIQTVNDMFRLEGDSFPTIPLLIQHLLQSQQPITRKSGIVLARAVPKDKWVLNHEDVLLGERIGRGNFGEVFSGRLRADNTPVAVKSCRETLPPDLKAKFLQEARILKQYRHPNIVRLIGVCTQKQPIYIVMELVQGGDFLTFLRSEGPHLRVKELVKMTENAAAGMEYLESKHCIHRDLAARNCLVTERNTLKISDFGMSREEEDGIYASTGGMKQIPVKWTAPEALNYGRYSSESDVWSFGILLWEAFSLGAVPYANLSNQQTREAVEHGGGHGWGWLPRATMSCGSSTVELCPWDGPGGVVGGKRLVIHVPIPVAPGVRLDPPEQCPEEVYQLMQRCWEYDPHKRPSFSTIHQDLIAIRKRHR
- the FES gene encoding tyrosine-protein kinase Fes/Fps isoform X4 translates to MGFGPELWCPQGHNALLRLQDGELQLLELMKKWMSQRAKSDREYAGMLHHMFSQLEKQESAWQLHGDRGGQVEKSWWVLVSRTETLSQILRRHAEELAAGPLAKLSLLIHDKQQLRKAFSEQWLQLSQEYSRTTQQEMEKLKAQYRSLARDSAQAKRKYQEASKDKERDKAKEKYVRSLWKLYALHNQYVLAVQAAALHHQHHYQRVLPSLHQSLYSLQQEMVLVLKEILREYCSISSLVQEDMLAVHQEIASAIQAIDPSTEYSSFIQSYQYESEMPPTVSFDESLLEDTENLVPGELQLNELTLESVQHCLTSIEEELVAATEAVSIKEQQTQELKAEIHDEEQGRSPAERVHLLGRRQGLHVVRQQLEGCLCAQAKLQVQRDLLARKLAELGTRDPLPALPLPEDRQSISSTEQERSGASALETLKNHITGIFSPKYSLPPPMPLIPDVQKPLCQQVWYHGAIPRSEVQELLTCSGDFLVRESQGKQEYVLSVLWDGQPRHFIIQTVNDMFRLEGDSFPTIPLLIQHLLQSQQPITRKSGIVLARAVPKDKWVLNHEDVLLGERIGRGNFGEVFSGRLRADNTPVAVKSCRETLPPDLKAKFLQEARILKQYRHPNIVRLIGVCTQKQPIYIVMELVQGGDFLTFLRSEGPHLRVKELVKMTENAAAGMEYLESKHCIHRDLAARNCLVTERNTLKISDFGMSREEEDGIYASTGGMKQIPVKWTAPEALNYGVRLDPPEQCPEEVYQLMQRCWEYDPHKRPSFSTIHQDLIAIRKRHR
- the FES gene encoding tyrosine-protein kinase Fes/Fps isoform X3, with translation MGFGPELWCPQGHNALLRLQDGELQLLELMKKWMSQRAKSDREYAGMLHHMFSQLEKQESAWQLHGDRGGQVEKSWWVLVSRTETLSQILRRHAEELAAGPLAKLSLLIHDKQQLRKAFSEQWLQLSQEYSRTTQQEMEKLKAQYRSLARDSAQAKRKYQEASKDKERDKAKEKYVRSLWKLYALHNQYVLAVQAAALHHQHHYQRVLPSLHQSLYSLQQEMVLVLKEILREYCSISSLVQEDMLAVHQEIASAIQAIDPSTEYSSFIQSYQYESEMPPTVSFDESLLEDTENLVPGELQLNELTLESVQHCLTSIEEELVAATEAVSIKEQQTQELKAEIHDEEQGRSPAERVHLLGRRQGLHVVRQQLEGCLCAQAKLQVQRDLLARKLAELGTRDPLPALPLPEDRQSISSTEQERSGASALETLKNHITGIFSPKYSLPPPMPLIPDVQKPLCQQVWYHGAIPRSEVQELLTCSGDFLVRESQGKQEYVLSVLWDGQPRHFIIQTVNDMFRLEGDSFPTIPLLIQHLLQSQQPITRKSGIVLARAVPKDKWVLNHEDVLLGERIGRGNFGEVFSGRLRADNTPVAVKSCRETLPPDLKAKFLQEARILKQYRHPNIVRLIGVCTQKQPIYIVMELVQGGDFLTFLRSEGPHLRVKELVKMTENAAAGMEYLESKHCIHRDLAARNCLVTERNTLKISDFGMSREEEDGIYASTGGMKQIPVKWTAPEALNYGRYSSESDVWSFGILLWEAFSLGAVPYANLSNQQTREAVEHGGGHGWGWLPRATMSCVRLDPPEQCPEEVYQLMQRCWEYDPHKRPSFSTIHQDLIAIRKRHR
- the FES gene encoding tyrosine-protein kinase Fes/Fps isoform X1 — translated: MGFGPELWCPQGHNALLRLQDGELQLLELMKKWMSQRAKSDREYAGMLHHMFSQLEKQESAWQLHGDRGGQVEKSWWVLVSRTETLSQILRRHAEELAAGPLAKLSLLIHDKQQLRKAFSEQWLQLSQEYSRTTQQEMEKLKAQYRSLARDSAQAKRKYQEASKDKERDKAKEKYVRSLWKLYALHNQYVLAVQAAALHHQHHYQRVLPSLHQSLYSLQQEMVLVLKEILREYCSISSLVQEDMLAVHQEIASAIQAIDPSTEYSSFIQSYQYESEMPPTVSFDESLLEDTENLVPGELQLNELTLESVQHCLTSIEEELVAATEAVSIKEQQTQELKAEIHDEEQGRSPAERVHLLGRRQGLHVVRQQLEGCLCAQAKLQVQRDLLARKLAELGTRDPLPALPLPEDRQSISSTEQERSGASALETLKNHITGIFSPKYSLPPPMPLIPDVQKPLCQQVWYHGAIPRSEVQELLTCSGDFLVRESQGKQEYVLSVLWDGQPRHFIIQTVNDMFRLEGDSFPTIPLLIQHLLQSQQPITRKSGIVLARAVPKDKWVLNHEDVLLGERIGRGNFGEVFSGRLRADNTPVAVKSCRETLPPDLKAKFLQEARILKQYRHPNIVRLIGVCTQKQPIYIVMELVQGGDFLTFLRSEGPHLRVKELVKMTENAAAGMEYLESKHCIHRDLAARNCLVTERNTLKISDFGMSREEEDGIYASTGGMKQIPVKWTAPEALNYGRYSSESDVWSFGILLWEAFSLGAVPYANLSNQQTREAVEHGGGHGWGWLPRATMSCGSSTVELCPWDGPGGVVGGKRLVIHVPIPVAPGVRLDPPEQCPEEVYQLMQRCWEYDPHKRPSFSTIHQDLIAIRKRHR